The following are encoded together in the Gemmatimonadota bacterium genome:
- a CDS encoding DEAD/DEAH box helicase, producing MPIPKKVAVTFSPPLRARGDAYVRGDQVLIDHADPAVVRATVQGAVPIRVEIRAIPGSRLEMHCGCSYAQEYGNCEHLWAALVTCDRAGVLPHTPDESYHAEARAAREAEEREAERRREIEREAAREAEEARMREAALRVPEPIDHPALRPPRPADPRPWVQQLRSLAPLMAPGTDAQKRETSAYPEGKRIIYIVDIPLTFERQEGLLVELGMQALQKNGEWGAPRQFRLTRSQWLSAPELVDREVAQMLLGAQPEFGHYAPGSSTRRFLLSAAAIETTLRRMCDSGRAYLRPTPRAEDLIPLTWDDNDPWELRLAVVPMAPPPEVAEGSVEATAEGEEEIGTARAAEHQAPSEPASEPASERDLVRDVAVARARGYRLEGHLARGEEIMPLGEPLLFMRESLLIARGQASRWIDHGAFDLVPALRGETKVEVPTPEAEELVAELHALPHLPPLELPPELQLSTHEGAPLPRLALRVVPRTPWSPAKFEGLLSFDYDGVVVAEDAASAALFQGEERRIVRRNRGAEETFARRLEKAGFRWEYDYGSARYTRRLSETRGEDIAFELTMEGWFVEFDGHLLRTAGDLSVSVTSGIDWFDLGASLDFGGGVSATLPELLAALRRGDRTVKLSDDSLGMLSGEWLEKSGFLAAAGTMVGGNLRFSAKQLGVLDVLLSALPPADTDSAFEHARQQLLRFEGVHPAEAPDGFVGTLRPYQKEGLGWLYFLRDFGFGGCLADDMGLGKTVQVLALLERRREEHGGTSIVVVPRSLVFNWEQEAKRFTPQLRILVHGGPDRKRSTAHLEEYDLVITTYGTLRRDVAMLREMEFDYAILDEAQAIKNAGTEGAKAARLIRARHRLAMTGTPIENRLAELWSLLEFLNPGMLGKASVFGSLIRRLDSPGNTEEREEARTLLARAVRPYILRRTKGQVAPELPERLEQTLVVDLSPKERALYNELRDHYRNSLLGRIDAQGMARSKMHVLEALLRLRQAACHPGLVDPSRRDDSSSKIDMLLTRVAEATAEDHKVLVFSQFTSLLAIVRAQMDAQGVRYAYLDGDTKDRQQVVTEFQEDPECKVFLVSLKAGGVGLNLTAAEYVYLLDPWWNPAVEAQAIDRAHRIGQTRRVFAQRLIARDTVEEKVLALQESKRDLADAIIRADNSVVASLGREELELLLS from the coding sequence GTGCCGATCCCGAAAAAAGTCGCCGTTACGTTCTCCCCCCCGCTCCGCGCCCGTGGCGATGCCTACGTGCGGGGCGATCAGGTGCTCATCGACCACGCCGATCCGGCCGTGGTCCGGGCCACCGTGCAGGGGGCCGTCCCCATTCGCGTCGAGATCCGCGCCATCCCCGGTAGTCGGCTCGAGATGCATTGCGGCTGCTCGTACGCGCAGGAGTACGGGAACTGCGAACACCTCTGGGCCGCGCTCGTGACCTGCGATCGCGCCGGCGTCCTCCCGCACACGCCGGACGAGTCGTACCACGCCGAAGCGCGCGCGGCGCGAGAGGCCGAAGAACGCGAGGCCGAACGTCGACGCGAGATCGAGCGCGAAGCGGCGCGCGAAGCCGAGGAAGCGCGCATGCGCGAGGCCGCGCTGCGTGTCCCCGAGCCCATCGACCATCCGGCGCTCCGCCCGCCGCGTCCGGCCGACCCGCGCCCATGGGTGCAGCAACTGCGCTCGCTGGCGCCGCTCATGGCCCCCGGTACCGATGCGCAGAAGCGCGAGACGAGCGCCTACCCCGAGGGGAAGCGCATCATCTACATCGTCGATATCCCGCTGACCTTCGAGCGGCAGGAAGGGCTGCTCGTCGAACTCGGGATGCAGGCGCTGCAGAAGAACGGGGAATGGGGAGCGCCGCGCCAGTTCCGCCTCACGCGTTCGCAGTGGCTGTCGGCTCCCGAGCTGGTCGATCGCGAAGTGGCGCAGATGCTTCTGGGGGCGCAGCCCGAGTTCGGGCACTACGCCCCGGGGAGCAGCACGCGTCGTTTCCTCCTCTCGGCGGCCGCCATCGAGACCACGCTTCGGCGCATGTGCGATTCGGGCCGCGCCTACCTTCGCCCCACGCCGCGCGCCGAGGACCTCATCCCGCTCACGTGGGACGACAACGATCCGTGGGAGTTGCGGCTGGCGGTGGTCCCGATGGCGCCACCGCCCGAGGTGGCGGAGGGGAGCGTCGAGGCGACGGCCGAGGGTGAGGAGGAGATCGGGACGGCGCGCGCGGCCGAGCATCAGGCCCCGAGCGAACCCGCGAGCGAACCCGCGAGCGAACGCGATCTCGTGCGCGACGTCGCCGTGGCGCGCGCGCGCGGATACCGCCTCGAGGGACACCTGGCGCGCGGCGAGGAAATCATGCCGCTGGGCGAGCCCCTGCTCTTCATGCGCGAGTCGCTCCTCATCGCGCGCGGCCAGGCGTCGCGCTGGATCGACCACGGCGCCTTCGACCTGGTCCCGGCGCTGCGCGGCGAAACGAAGGTCGAGGTCCCTACCCCCGAGGCCGAGGAGCTGGTGGCGGAATTGCACGCCCTGCCGCACCTCCCGCCGCTCGAACTCCCGCCGGAGTTGCAGCTGTCGACGCACGAAGGGGCCCCGCTGCCGCGCCTGGCGCTCCGCGTCGTGCCACGCACCCCGTGGAGCCCCGCCAAGTTCGAGGGGCTCCTCTCGTTCGACTACGACGGCGTGGTCGTGGCCGAGGACGCCGCCTCGGCGGCCCTGTTCCAGGGGGAGGAGCGGCGCATCGTCAGGCGCAACCGCGGCGCCGAGGAGACCTTCGCACGCCGCCTGGAGAAGGCGGGGTTCCGCTGGGAGTACGACTACGGGAGTGCCCGCTACACGCGCCGCCTGAGCGAGACGCGCGGCGAGGACATCGCCTTCGAACTCACGATGGAAGGGTGGTTCGTCGAGTTCGACGGGCACCTCCTGCGCACCGCCGGCGACCTCTCCGTCTCGGTGACGTCGGGGATCGACTGGTTCGACCTGGGCGCCTCCCTCGATTTCGGTGGCGGCGTGAGCGCCACGCTCCCCGAACTGCTCGCCGCGTTACGGCGCGGCGATCGCACTGTGAAGCTGAGCGACGACTCGCTCGGCATGCTCAGCGGCGAGTGGCTCGAGAAGTCGGGCTTCCTTGCGGCTGCCGGCACCATGGTCGGCGGCAACCTGCGCTTCTCGGCAAAGCAGCTCGGCGTCCTCGACGTCCTGCTCAGCGCCCTGCCGCCGGCCGATACCGATTCGGCCTTCGAGCATGCCCGGCAACAGTTGCTGCGCTTTGAAGGGGTCCACCCCGCCGAAGCCCCCGACGGCTTCGTGGGGACGCTGCGCCCGTACCAGAAGGAGGGGCTGGGCTGGCTCTACTTCCTGCGCGACTTCGGCTTTGGTGGCTGCCTGGCCGACGACATGGGGCTCGGCAAGACGGTGCAGGTGCTGGCGCTCCTCGAACGGCGGCGCGAAGAGCACGGGGGGACGTCGATCGTGGTCGTCCCGCGCTCGCTGGTCTTCAACTGGGAGCAGGAGGCCAAGCGCTTCACGCCGCAGTTGCGCATCCTCGTGCACGGTGGCCCCGATCGCAAGCGCAGCACCGCGCACCTGGAGGAGTACGACCTCGTCATCACGACGTACGGCACGCTGCGCCGCGACGTGGCGATGCTGCGCGAGATGGAGTTCGACTACGCCATCCTCGACGAGGCGCAGGCCATCAAGAACGCGGGGACCGAAGGGGCCAAGGCGGCGCGGCTGATTCGTGCGCGCCATCGCCTGGCGATGACCGGTACCCCCATCGAGAACCGGCTCGCCGAGCTCTGGTCGCTGCTCGAGTTCCTCAACCCGGGGATGCTGGGCAAGGCCTCGGTCTTCGGCTCGCTCATTCGCCGTCTCGACTCGCCGGGGAACACCGAGGAGCGGGAGGAGGCGCGCACGTTGCTGGCGCGCGCCGTACGCCCGTACATCCTGCGACGCACGAAGGGGCAGGTGGCCCCCGAGCTCCCCGAGCGCCTGGAGCAGACGCTCGTCGTCGACCTGTCGCCCAAGGAGCGCGCGCTCTACAACGAGCTGCGCGACCATTACCGCAATTCGTTGTTGGGGCGCATCGATGCGCAGGGGATGGCGCGCAGCAAGATGCACGTGCTGGAGGCGTTGTTGCGCCTGCGGCAGGCCGCCTGTCACCCGGGGCTGGTCGACCCGTCGCGCCGCGACGACTCCAGCAGCAAGATCGACATGCTGCTCACCCGCGTGGCCGAGGCGACCGCCGAGGACCACAAGGTGCTCGTCTTCTCGCAGTTCACGTCGCTGCTTGCCATTGTGCGGGCGCAAATGGACGCGCAGGGCGTGCGCTACGCCTACCTCGACGGCGACACCAAGGATCGGCAGCAGGTGGTGACCGAGTTCCAGGAGGACCCGGAGTGCAAGGTCTTCCTCGTCTCGCTCAAGGCCGGCGGCGTGGGGCTCAACCTCACGGCGGCCGAGTACGTCTATCTGCTGGATCCGTGGTGGAATCCGGCGGTCGAGGCGCAGGCCATCGACCGGGCGCACCGCATCGGGCAGACGCGGCGCGTGTTCGCGCAGCGGTTGATTGCGCGCGACACGGTGGAAGAAAAGGTGCTGGCGCTGCAGGAATCCAAGCGTGACCTGGCCGACGCGATCATCCGGGCGGATAACTCGGTGGTGGCGAGCCTCGGGCGGGAGGAGCTGGAGCTGCTGTTGAGCTAG